From the Tripterygium wilfordii isolate XIE 37 chromosome 6, ASM1340144v1, whole genome shotgun sequence genome, one window contains:
- the LOC119999628 gene encoding uncharacterized protein At4g14100-like — protein MTKPVLSTSTSTSISVLVIFLGFIFFSSPSIEASTDPTPTPWPLQFHSILFMNYSGSLSLIDLWYDWPKGRNFNIIQDQLGKLLYDLEWNNGTSFLYTLDSNKECRSAQLEVGILRPNWLDGATYLGQRHVDGFLCNVWEKVDFIWYYEDVVTKRPVHWVFYTGREAHVMTFEVGATLVDAKWQAPVYCFGHQNGGNRNNPMIAESAITGTSHQSLLDGVLRGSLSLSM, from the exons ATGACCAAACCCGTCCTCtccacttccacttccacttcaATCTCAGTACTAGTCATCTTCTtaggttttattttcttctcatcaCCATCAATTGAAGCATCCACAGACCCAACGCCGACGCCATGGCCTCTCCAGTTCCACTCGATTCTGTTCATGAACTACAGTGGATCCCTCTCCCTAATTGATCTCTGGTACGATTGGCCCAAAGGTCGCAACTTTAACATCATCCAAGACCAGCTGGGGAAGCTTCTCTATGATCTTGAGTGGAACAACGGGACTTCTTTCCTTTACACTCTTGACTCCAACAAAGAGTGCAGGTCGGCTCAGCTGGAGGTAGGGATTCTCAGGCCTAACTGGCTTGACGGAGCAACCTATCTAGGTCAGCGCCACGTGGATGGTTTCCTCTGCAACGTGTGGGAGAAGGTGGATTTCATTTGGTACTACGAAGATGTTGTCACTAAGAGGCCAGTTCACTGGGTCTTTTACACTG GGAGGGAGGCTCACGTGATGACGTTTGAAGTTGGAGCTACGCTTGTGGATGCTAAATGGCAAGCCCCTGTCTACTGCTTTGGCCATCAAAATGGAGGAAATAGAAACAATCCTATGATTGCTGAGTCTGCTATTACTGGAACTTCACACCAAAGCTTATTGGATGGAGTTCTAAGGGGTTCTCTGAGCCTCTCGATGTGA